Below is a window of Allomuricauda ruestringensis DSM 13258 DNA.
ACCTTGTGGATATTCAAGTGGACTGCGATAACGACACCCTTTTGGTGACCGTAAACCCGGTTGGACCTACCTGCCACAAAGGAACGGACACTTGCTGGGCCGAAGAAAATGTTCAAGGATATGGCTTCTTGTCCACTTTGGAAGGTATCATCGAATCCAGAAAAAATGACCAAGAGAATCCAGATAGCTACGTGGCATCATTGTTTCGAAAAGGTATCAACAAAATAGCACAAAAAGTAGGGGAGGAGGCTGTGGAAACCATTATCGAGGCCAAAGATGACGATGAGAGCCTTTTCCAGAACGAAAGTGCAGATTTACTGTTTCACTACCTTATTTTGTTGCAGGCCAAAGGCTACACTTTGGACGATATTGCCCAAGTACTGGAAAAACGTCATTAAACAAATCCGTTAAGTTTTTTCTAAAGCCCTAGTCGTTACAGCGAAATGCCGTAAATTTATGTAATGGCTATGAACACAAGAAAAGGGTTTCGTTTTACCAATTATGAGGCTCCGGACCAAACTCCGTTCGAAAAACTCTTTAAGATTTTTCAGGAATTGATTACCCATACTTCAGGTGATGTGGAGGAGGCTTTGGACTGGCTTCGCGAACTCGACAAGGAATACGAACTTACCGACGACGATTACACCATTGACGATTTTATAGAAGATTTGAAGTCTAAGGGGTATAT
It encodes the following:
- the hisIE gene encoding bifunctional phosphoribosyl-AMP cyclohydrolase/phosphoribosyl-ATP diphosphatase HisIE; translated protein: MKIDFNKNLDGLVPAIIQDATTKNVLMLGYMNQEAFEKTKETQKVTFFSRSKQRLWTKGEESGNFLNLVDIQVDCDNDTLLVTVNPVGPTCHKGTDTCWAEENVQGYGFLSTLEGIIESRKNDQENPDSYVASLFRKGINKIAQKVGEEAVETIIEAKDDDESLFQNESADLLFHYLILLQAKGYTLDDIAQVLEKRH